In Bacillus toyonensis BCT-7112, a single window of DNA contains:
- a CDS encoding acetate uptake transporter yields the protein MSNQTTTHHVKMTTADPSGIGLFGLAMVTLVASSQKLGLTDGVSLVLPWAIFLGGFAQIFACIHDAKHNNTFGTTAFGAYGLFWLGVGMTWLIQLGVFGEKLAQTADSKQLGVAFIGYLIFTIFMTIGAMETHKVLFMIFVLIDFLFIGLSLSTLGVMPHAMHNLAAYSELCISLLSFYGSAAAVLNTHFGKVVLPVGKPFGIFKK from the coding sequence ATGAGCAATCAAACTACTACACATCATGTGAAAATGACAACAGCAGATCCATCTGGAATCGGTCTATTTGGATTAGCAATGGTAACACTTGTAGCATCATCTCAAAAGTTAGGTTTAACAGATGGCGTTTCACTTGTATTACCATGGGCAATCTTTTTAGGGGGATTTGCACAAATCTTTGCATGCATTCACGATGCAAAGCATAACAACACGTTCGGTACGACAGCATTTGGTGCGTACGGCCTGTTTTGGTTAGGTGTTGGAATGACTTGGTTAATTCAACTTGGAGTATTCGGCGAAAAATTAGCCCAAACTGCAGATTCAAAACAGCTTGGTGTAGCCTTTATCGGATATTTAATTTTCACAATCTTTATGACGATTGGTGCAATGGAAACACATAAAGTATTATTTATGATTTTCGTACTTATTGATTTCTTATTTATTGGTCTTTCATTAAGTACTTTAGGTGTTATGCCGCACGCAATGCATAATTTAGCAGCATATTCTGAACTATGTATTTCATTATTATCTTTCTATGGTTCAGCCGCAGCAGTGTTAAATACACACTTCGGAAAAGTTGTTTTACCAGTTGGAAAGCCATTTGGTATTTTTAAAAAGTAA
- a CDS encoding NUDIX hydrolase produces the protein MMRNRGVAIIVQDGKIALIKRVRDDEVYYVFPGGGIEEGETSEEATKREIYEELGLHIEVKHLITKIKYKGTEYYYEAYITDGVFGSGKGEEFKQKDRGCYIPLWIPINELKNVNIKPYEVVESIFDYYKM, from the coding sequence ATGATGAGAAATCGCGGCGTGGCTATTATTGTACAGGATGGAAAAATTGCTCTAATAAAACGTGTTCGAGACGATGAAGTATATTACGTTTTTCCAGGCGGTGGAATAGAAGAAGGAGAAACATCGGAAGAGGCAACGAAGCGAGAGATATACGAAGAATTAGGGTTACATATAGAAGTAAAGCACCTTATTACAAAGATAAAGTATAAAGGTACCGAATATTATTATGAAGCCTATATTACGGACGGAGTATTCGGAAGCGGAAAAGGTGAGGAGTTTAAGCAGAAAGATAGAGGTTGTTATATTCCGTTATGGATACCGATAAATGAGTTGAAAAATGTGAATATAAAACCTTACGAAGTGGTCGAAAGTATATTCGATTATTATAAGATGTAA
- a CDS encoding ASCH domain-containing protein, whose protein sequence is MRYEMGLYNKPFQSIQSGKKVYEVRLYDKKRQLIKQGDEIVFTNLTTAETMVVKVTEVKRYESFKEMYEQIDKKLLDCENDSLEEMLESTYKIYTKEQEEKWGTVAVRIEVIK, encoded by the coding sequence ATGAGATACGAAATGGGGTTATATAATAAACCTTTTCAGTCAATTCAATCAGGAAAAAAGGTATATGAAGTACGCTTATACGATAAAAAACGTCAACTTATAAAACAAGGCGATGAAATTGTATTTACGAACCTTACGACAGCAGAAACGATGGTTGTAAAAGTAACGGAAGTAAAGCGATACGAAAGCTTTAAAGAAATGTACGAGCAAATTGATAAAAAGTTATTGGATTGTGAAAATGATAGTTTAGAGGAAATGTTAGAAAGTACATACAAAATATATACGAAAGAACAAGAAGAAAAGTGGGGAACAGTTGCGGTTCGTATTGAGGTAATAAAATGA
- a CDS encoding CatB-related O-acetyltransferase yields the protein MLYLNQKPEYSKYDIGDYTYSKVGPTIFSWNDETKLKIGKFCSLGEEVVFILGGEHRADWITTYPFNALFDEGAHITGHPSSKGDIVVGNDVWIGYQSCVLSGVTIGNGAIIGAKSVVTKDVPPYAIVAGNPAKLVRYRFSQETIEKLEKLAWWDWDISVIKGAIPFLLSNKTNEFFTSPEKEST from the coding sequence ATGTTATATTTAAATCAAAAACCTGAATATAGTAAATATGATATTGGTGATTATACTTATAGTAAAGTAGGTCCAACTATTTTTTCTTGGAATGATGAAACGAAATTGAAAATAGGTAAGTTTTGTTCATTAGGAGAAGAAGTCGTTTTCATACTTGGCGGCGAGCATCGTGCTGATTGGATAACGACTTACCCATTTAATGCTCTCTTCGATGAAGGAGCACATATTACTGGTCATCCTTCATCAAAAGGTGATATCGTAGTCGGCAATGATGTATGGATTGGTTATCAATCCTGCGTTTTATCTGGTGTTACAATTGGTAACGGGGCCATTATCGGCGCAAAGAGTGTAGTTACAAAAGACGTACCTCCATATGCAATTGTAGCTGGGAACCCTGCCAAACTAGTTCGCTATCGTTTTTCACAAGAAACCATTGAAAAACTAGAAAAACTTGCATGGTGGGACTGGGATATTTCTGTCATAAAAGGAGCTATTCCATTTCTACTCTCCAACAAAACCAATGAATTTTTCACCTCACCCGAAAAAGAATCTACATGA